The following proteins come from a genomic window of Thermoleophilia bacterium:
- a CDS encoding universal stress protein, translated as MVKLVVTGAAEDVNLADIGELQHSIHRILLPTDGSEPAVKATQYAVMLAKLFEASISAIYVDTGLEDVELPDELLADDDFEGVHPSAKGLIVAYRIAHANGVDCSIDVVRGGVAKRIVATAESVGAGMIVLGDTGRTGLKRIALGSVAEAVVKAAEIPVLVIKAD; from the coding sequence ATGGTCAAACTCGTCGTAACGGGCGCCGCGGAGGATGTGAATCTCGCAGATATCGGCGAGTTACAGCACAGCATCCATCGCATCTTGCTGCCGACCGACGGCTCAGAACCGGCCGTGAAGGCAACACAGTACGCGGTCATGCTCGCCAAGCTCTTTGAGGCGTCGATCTCCGCGATCTACGTCGACACGGGACTCGAGGACGTCGAGCTCCCAGACGAACTCCTCGCCGATGACGACTTCGAGGGTGTGCATCCGTCGGCGAAGGGCCTGATCGTCGCGTATCGCATCGCGCACGCCAACGGCGTCGATTGTTCGATCGATGTCGTGCGCGGCGGCGTCGCCAAGCGCATCGTCGCAACGGCGGAATCCGTCGGCGCAGGCATGATCGTCCTCGGCGACACGGGAAGGACAGGGCTCAAGCGCATTGCCCTGGGCTCTGTCGCCGAGGCAGTCGTCAAGGCGGCCGAAATCCCAGTACTCGTCATCAAGGCCGACTGA